Within Mongoliitalea daihaiensis, the genomic segment CGTGTAAATTTTATAATCTTCCAATAAAGTCTTCGCCATAAGATTGGGTTCAATCCCTTCTATACCAACGTTTGCAATCCCGCAAGAGCGTTGAGGGTCATTGGGAGTATTGAGCAGAATGTTGGGTAGTCCTCTCACTTGATCTGACCAATACCGTTGTAGATATCGCAGTCTATCTTCTTTTGCCTGGGGACCAATCGCTTCAAAATAATCTAGGGCATCATGAATTGCTAAATCAGTTGCTACAGGATGGGTGCCCGTGTGATTCAGATTTTTGATGGTTGGGTGATCCAATTCATAAGGTGCCAATAAGGGCCAAATTTTTCCAATATGTTCTTTTTTTACATACAAAAGACCTGCACCTAATGGAACTGATAGCCACTTATGCAGGCTACAGGCATAGTAATCACAGTCAAGTTCATTAATTTTAAAATCAATATGTGCAATGCAGTGAGCTCCATCTACCATCACTTCCACGCCATAAGAATGGGCCATTTCTGCGATTTTTTTTATCGGTAAAATCTGACCTGTAATATTAATCATGTGACTGACCATGATTAATTTGGTTTGGGGAGTAATCGCTGATTCATATACACGAATTATTTCCTCATCACTCTCAGGGTGAAGCGGAACGTCGACTACCTTGTTGACGATTCCATGCCTCCTAGCAGCTAGTTCAAACATGTTTTTCATGCTTCCATAATCTTGATGAGCAAAAATCGCTTCATCACCTTTTTGCCAAGGATACCCTGAAATAATAGTGTCCAATGATTCAGTGGTATTTCTCGTGATCGCTAATTCATCTGAACTTCCTCCAAACACCTGTGCTAAACGGGCAGCTGTTTTGTCCTTATTTTCCCATTGTACAGTTCTAAAATACCAGGACCCTTGGTAATTGATATCCTTTATTTTCTCTAGATATCTATGCAGCGTTTGTTCTGGAAGAAAGCAATAATAACCATTTTCTAAATTGATATAATCCTCTTTTAGTTTGTATCCTGCACGTATGATAGCCCAATAATCTTCATTGCTGGCGAGCTCTTGGGATGAAAAATTATGAAATTGACCCAGTCTGTAAGCTAAAGACTCGATGGAGGAAATACCTGCAACACCAGTAAATGCCAATGATTTTAGAAAATCTCGTTTGTTCATAGTTGATACAATTAAAACTTATCTCCCAAGAAAATAGCATTCAAAAACAGTTTATTCGTCCCAAACCAAGTTCCCCTAAAGTTAGGATTGTCGATGAAGTGAATGACGCGACCTTGACCCACATTACTGACAATCACTGACCCACTTTGCTTTACTTTTTCTAGGTTTTGAGCAGACACATAACCACCCAATAATGGGTTGTTCGTATATCGAACAGGGGTATTACTTGGATTTTTGGATGGTTTCATGAAAATCGTTGAGTTTCTATACACAGGAAGCTGTTCATACCTATATCCAAAAGCTAGTGGATGGGTAAGGTCAAGGCTTGCCGTGTAAATATTTCCCCCAATATTTTGTGCGCCTGCAGCGTCTCTCCTCGATGCGAATGGAATGAAATCCGATTGTTTGCTTTCACCTTGGACAAACTCTTCTTTGGTAATGTCACTGCTTTGTAACCATAAACTGCTCTGACGAAGGGATAAAATGGTGCCCCCTCTATTTAACCAATCTTTTAAATGATTCACTTGAGCTGCACTTAGCATAGCGTAATTTCCAGAAGGAAGAATGAGCGTATTGAAGTCATAGAGATTGACGCGGGAAAATAAACTAACATCCATTTTGGTGATAGGCATACCAACTTTGGTGTCAAGTAAGTGCCAAATTTCACCTGCTTCATACTGTGAAGTTCCTTGCCCAATTAGCATTAATACTTTAGGAACCCTCAGAGCTGAGATATTATTACTTCCCAGATCGATACCGGATTGACTTAATCCTGTTTTAGTACCATAAATCTTTTGCTCACTATGAGTAGCTGCGGCTTGTAAAATTTGTCGAAGTTGCTCATGATTCATTTGTTGAAAGGCAGGTGGAATCACCAAGCTACCAGCCGGAAATAGTCGGCTTCCTGATTCCGTAGCTGCTGTGAAGGGTAGGGAAGTTACTTCTACATGTACTCCATTACTTTGCAAATGATGTAGGAATTTTGGGGCAAAATAATCTGACCAATCTACTAAATAGGCCACATAAGCATCATTAGCGGGGAATTCTGCAGTCCGTTCAGGTAGAGCCGTGAGTTCCTTGCCGGTAGTTGGAGTGGCCTGTCCTTCATAAGGAATTCCATAAGCCAGAGCCATGGTCCATGCTGAAGCATCGTAAAATACAGAGTCTGCAAAGTCGGTAACTTTTTCAAACATGGATCGAACCATTCGATACTGGGCCTGATTGGTAGGCACTACCCAAGATTTATCTTTGGAGAACGTTTTACCGTTTACAGTCACATCCCGAGTGTTTTCATAGACCTTTATTTGGTGATCCATTAATAGTTTGAGAAACAATTGATTTTTGGAATCATCGTAGAGATCTCCAAAAACATAGGACTTAAATTTATCCTTACTGCCTTCACTGACGGCTGTTTCAAAAAACTCTCTCAGATAGCGGTGCATATACACCCGCTCTCGCACCCCAGCTTCTAGAGTTGCCAAAGAGATTTTTAGCTGATTTCTAATGGTAAAAGCGAAGGTTATGTCTCCTCGTTGGGATTCTTGAATATGTCCTCGGGAACTTCCTTGTTCAAAGACAATACCCAAACCTCCTTGAATATCCGGGTAGGTACTGCCATACCCTGGGTAACTATTGTCAAACACCTCTTTAGTCCAATAGAGTGAACCAATATCATCCAAGGATTTGGCAAAATACATTGCAAATTTATTGTTGATGTCCTCATAATTTTTGCGTGGCACTACTGGATTTTCACTGCTAAATGGTTTGGTCGGTTCAAAGAAGTAAGTGCTATTAGTCCCCATTTCATGGAAATCACCTACTACATTTGGGTACCACTGATGATACCAGTTTAGCTTATGCTGTAATTCTATTTGGGCAAGCGGAAGCCAATCTCTGTTTAAATCAAACCAATAGTGATTCACTCTGCCTGATGGCCAAATTTCGTTGTGTTCTCTATCCAAGGAATTGGCAACTGGAGGATTGCCCTTGTGCATATTGGCCCAATTGGTATGCCGATCCCTTCCATCAGGATTGATCGCTGGATCAATGAATACAATTGCGTGATTTCTAATTTCTTCTGCTAAGGGACTAGTTGAGGCTATTAACCAATATGCTGTGAGGATAGCGGCTTCCCCACCGGAAGGTTCATTTCCATGCACAGAATATGCTAAATTGATAATCGCAGGCATTGAATTGACATCAGGAAGCGGGAGGGACGGATCTGCTAGCTTGATCTGTTCCTGACGGATAGTTTCCAAATTTTGGATATTGGAAGGATTACTGATGGACAATACTACTAATGGGCGAAGTTGGTTGGTATATCCAATGACCTGCAAGTTTGCCATAGGGGAGGATTGTGCCAAGTGTTCAAAATAGCTTACTAGCCTATCATATCGTGTATGCCAATCTCCGATTTCATAGCCCAAAAAATCTTTCGGACTAGTAATGCTTGGATCAAAAGATTCATTGGGGAAATAATAGGCTTGCTGTGCTTGTGAGGTATTGAATCCAACAACAAAGCCTAGGAACAACAGTAAAATCTTTTTCATATTGATTAATTTTTTGGAAAATACTGTCTTTTATTTCGAGTTTCAATCAAAAATCCACCAATGGTTTTTGAAAGTGTAGGATATGCAGTATTTTCAAAATTAAACAATGCAACTCTATGAAAAACCTTGTGATTAACCTTATTCTTCTCCTTTCTTTGTTAACCATCCAACAAGTAGTTGCTCAACAACAAAAAATTAAGTTACCCCCCGAGGCGACTGAGTTTTGGGAACCTGTACCTAGGGTAGTTAAGCCAGGAAATGAAAATCACCTACCTCCATCGGATGCAATAGTTTTATTTGATGGGACATCTTTGGATAAATTTGAATCTGTTAAAGACGGATCACCTGCAGCTTGGAAAGTTGAAAACGGTGTATTTACAGTAGTGCCAAGAACGGGTGATATCAGAACCAAGGAATCCTTTGGAGATGTTCAGCTGCACATAGAATGGTCTGCCCCTGATGTTATCAAAGGAGAAGGACAGGGGAGAGGCAATTCAGGTGTTTTCTTGATGTCAACCTATGAAATTCAGATTTTAGACTCTTATGAAAGCCAAACGTATTCCAATGGCCAAGCGGCCAGTGTGTATAAGCAATATCCGCCTTTGGTAAATGCGATGAGAACCCCTCAAGAATGGAACACCTACGATATTTTCTTTACCGCTCCGCGCTTTAATTCAGATGGGATGCTGATGTCTCCTGCACGTGTGACGGTAATTCATAATGGGGTGTTGGTACAAAATAATGTGGAGCTTAAAGGGCCCACCGAATATATTGGCATTCCAAATTACAAATCACATCCTGACGCTTTACCGATAAAACTACAAGACCATGGAGATTTGGTGAGCTTTAGAAATATTTGGTTGCGAAAGCTTTAAAAAAAAAGAGCCTCATTTCTGAGGCTCATGTGCTGCTTGGTGTAACTTACCCAATTCTTGATCAATGGTCCAGAGGCCAATGCCCTCTTCGCCGATAATATCAAATAATTCTACTGCTCTTCGAGCCATAGTTTCTTCTTCTCTTTGTTCGGTCACATACCACTGCATAAAGCTAAATGTAGCAAAATCCTTTGCGATAAATGCATGATCTACAATAGCATTGATTGACTTA encodes:
- a CDS encoding aminotransferase class V-fold PLP-dependent enzyme, yielding MNKRDFLKSLAFTGVAGISSIESLAYRLGQFHNFSSQELASNEDYWAIIRAGYKLKEDYINLENGYYCFLPEQTLHRYLEKIKDINYQGSWYFRTVQWENKDKTAARLAQVFGGSSDELAITRNTTESLDTIISGYPWQKGDEAIFAHQDYGSMKNMFELAARRHGIVNKVVDVPLHPESDEEIIRVYESAITPQTKLIMVSHMINITGQILPIKKIAEMAHSYGVEVMVDGAHCIAHIDFKINELDCDYYACSLHKWLSVPLGAGLLYVKKEHIGKIWPLLAPYELDHPTIKNLNHTGTHPVATDLAIHDALDYFEAIGPQAKEDRLRYLQRYWSDQVRGLPNILLNTPNDPQRSCGIANVGIEGIEPNLMAKTLLEDYKIYTVGINYAGVYGCRITPNIYTSIAELDQFVKALKEMSQN
- a CDS encoding M14 family zinc carboxypeptidase codes for the protein MKKILLLFLGFVVGFNTSQAQQAYYFPNESFDPSITSPKDFLGYEIGDWHTRYDRLVSYFEHLAQSSPMANLQVIGYTNQLRPLVVLSISNPSNIQNLETIRQEQIKLADPSLPLPDVNSMPAIINLAYSVHGNEPSGGEAAILTAYWLIASTSPLAEEIRNHAIVFIDPAINPDGRDRHTNWANMHKGNPPVANSLDREHNEIWPSGRVNHYWFDLNRDWLPLAQIELQHKLNWYHQWYPNVVGDFHEMGTNSTYFFEPTKPFSSENPVVPRKNYEDINNKFAMYFAKSLDDIGSLYWTKEVFDNSYPGYGSTYPDIQGGLGIVFEQGSSRGHIQESQRGDITFAFTIRNQLKISLATLEAGVRERVYMHRYLREFFETAVSEGSKDKFKSYVFGDLYDDSKNQLFLKLLMDHQIKVYENTRDVTVNGKTFSKDKSWVVPTNQAQYRMVRSMFEKVTDFADSVFYDASAWTMALAYGIPYEGQATPTTGKELTALPERTAEFPANDAYVAYLVDWSDYFAPKFLHHLQSNGVHVEVTSLPFTAATESGSRLFPAGSLVIPPAFQQMNHEQLRQILQAAATHSEQKIYGTKTGLSQSGIDLGSNNISALRVPKVLMLIGQGTSQYEAGEIWHLLDTKVGMPITKMDVSLFSRVNLYDFNTLILPSGNYAMLSAAQVNHLKDWLNRGGTILSLRQSSLWLQSSDITKEEFVQGESKQSDFIPFASRRDAAGAQNIGGNIYTASLDLTHPLAFGYRYEQLPVYRNSTIFMKPSKNPSNTPVRYTNNPLLGGYVSAQNLEKVKQSGSVIVSNVGQGRVIHFIDNPNFRGTWFGTNKLFLNAIFLGDKF
- a CDS encoding 3-keto-disaccharide hydrolase; this encodes MKNLVINLILLLSLLTIQQVVAQQQKIKLPPEATEFWEPVPRVVKPGNENHLPPSDAIVLFDGTSLDKFESVKDGSPAAWKVENGVFTVVPRTGDIRTKESFGDVQLHIEWSAPDVIKGEGQGRGNSGVFLMSTYEIQILDSYESQTYSNGQAASVYKQYPPLVNAMRTPQEWNTYDIFFTAPRFNSDGMLMSPARVTVIHNGVLVQNNVELKGPTEYIGIPNYKSHPDALPIKLQDHGDLVSFRNIWLRKL